From a single Xiphophorus maculatus strain JP 163 A chromosome 5, X_maculatus-5.0-male, whole genome shotgun sequence genomic region:
- the erp27 gene encoding endoplasmic reticulum resident protein 27, with protein sequence MLVTLCLTLLVSSVIAEKEKESDVPKLDDMKAVKAFIDSAEVVVIGFLENEESFGYEELLAVSQKVDFVPAAICTVKEVWADFSISSGTISLFRKADNHQENLVLAEAKTLNSDGLVNFISTNEIRYITEYDQVTAVGLFNSEVKTHLVIFANRGNKEYTELKERLGALAPEFTGKFLFVLINGGVKSNSKSLNYFGLKSTDLPRVGIYDRHSDMKWLLPEGEISTERVRDFCQSFLNGELKKQAGEEAKTEL encoded by the exons ATGCTGGTCACTCTGTGTTTGACCCTTCTGGTGTCCTCTGTCATTGccgaaaaagaaaaag AAAGTGACGTTCCAAAGCTTGATGATATGAAAGCTGTTAAAGCCTTCATCGACTCTGCTGAAGTGGTGGTCATCGGATTCCTGGAG aatgAGGAGAGCTTTGGATACGAGGAACTTCTGGCAGTTTCACAGAAAGTTGACTTTGTCCCTGCAGCCATTTGCACAGTGAAGGAAGTGTGGGCTGACTTCAGCATCTCTTCAGGAACCATCAGCCTCTTCAGAAAA GCAGATAATCATCAGGAGAACCTGGTTCTTGCTGAGGCCAAGACGTTAAACTCTGATGGACTTGTGAACTTCATCTCCACCAATGAGATCCGATACATCACAGAATACGACCAAGTG ACAGCTGTGGGCCTGTTCAATTCAGAGGTGAAGACACACCTTGTGATCTTTGCCAACAGGGGGAATAAAGAATATACCGAGCTCAAGGAGAGACTGGGAGCTCTGGCCCCCGAGTTCACTGGCAAG TTCTTATTTGTGCTTATCAACGGAGGCGTAAAGTCCAATTCCAAGTCACTCAACTACTTTGGCCTGAAGTCAACAGACCTGCCTCGTGTCGGGATCTATGATAGACATTCCGACATGAAGTGGCTCCTACCTGAAGGAGAAATTTCCACAGAGCGTGTGCGGGACTTCTGTCAATCTTTCCTAAACGGAGAACTGAAG
- the LOC106699925 gene encoding retinal cone rhodopsin-sensitive cGMP 3',5'-cyclic phosphodiesterase subunit gamma, translated as MADVATPAEKKAPPKFKQRAARTFKSKAPKPGQKGFGDDIPGMEGLGTDFTVVCPWEAFGDMELSDLAKYGIV; from the exons ATGGCAGACGTCGCAACTCCCGCTGAGAAGAAGGCCCCTCCCAAATTCAAGCAGAGGGCCGCTCGTACCTTCAAGAGCAAGGCACCTAAACCAGGCCAGAAGGG TTTTGGAGATGACATTCCAGGCATGGAGGGTCTTGGCACAGACTTCACAGTGGTCTGCCCATGGGAAGCCTTCGGCGACATGGAGCTCAGCGACTTGGCGAAATATGGAATTGTTTAG